Proteins from a single region of Puntigrus tetrazona isolate hp1 chromosome 2, ASM1883169v1, whole genome shotgun sequence:
- the lrrc53 gene encoding uncharacterized protein lrrc53, protein MRSVCLLLMVISQVQRSLLCPSSCVVCSEDVIICHKLLNIIDAPGSTKALMLTDGFIDSVDNMVLSELSNMNVLALSNNAISSIMENAFQNLSFLTTLLLDHNRISSQSLDSSTFSWLHRLETLQLSNNNLNDIDGSWFQSSQTLKTLQLEGNVINYLNSTTFAHADLRNLETLDLSNNLIVYLGRDSFRRLPRLHTLDLSRNHLHSAPDAFSYLSWLSLLNLDLNLWNCTCEMRELASFLNSYIQAPEKVLSNGQRMICVNTDNAAVQTVLELTDTNCVPPNRNITVAKRYKPSEQYIRNVAIAIVFSFLGGIGITLGIIAIAYQKLSKKFELVQEKNRDGESGLESTQLNFCEAKDTLTKCHALYNSNYKSHQPWDREDSSYLGSHMLDSHFTCHKCSSTAQAVGKHKREIVLQKATHVGEQLANRQHELNDQHSVLQQRIKEIIGQRHNESGTGLPNSYLSSQSTSSQHRGGSNDISAVRIQQLALSNHFSALQRGAFRPPDQIHNEITEGNHSLLKHKAEDVGEQPICQTISCLHCHQTYEYRQAGSNNQNMFTTHSQNTVQNGAELYNAMLYKDNLGYDKSNTGRHGASQDTKLGFKLDPQRSVTFDLAGTEEHVLTLMADRYKKESRMKNFKTSAQKTTRKTKSNTQGHLNAQKTRGQAKRTLKVKLNLNPLRKSRVHPKSIDKGDIEKDKMYKKSKKEKLKSKKDKKDQLKMNRTSEKSKDNIECSGSEEEKNDTMQDFSKKKHTKKGNKESKSLSKDTDDVTTEKGQNYISVQGETEMASTLPLAVGLALPNDHSSLTDPNIALPVGESTAPQDVLDQSSSSDLISSGAPVIQEYVSSAEGSPKRKLRLILPEKTNRPQTALDKKIR, encoded by the exons ATGAGAA GTGTCTGCCTGCTACTGATGGTGATCTCTCAAGTTCAGCGGTCGTTACTCTGCCCTTCTTCTTGTGtggtgtgttctgaagatgTCATCATCTGTCATAAACTGTTAAACATTATTG ATGCACCAGGCTCTACTAAAGCTTTGATGCTCACCGATGGGTTCATTGATTCTGTGGACAACATGGTTCTCTCTGAATTATCCAACATGAATGTTCTGGCACTCAGCAACAACGCCATTTCTAGCATCATGGAGAATGCCTTTCAAAACCTCTCTTTTCTAACAACGCTGTTGCTGGACCATAACCGCATCTCCAGCCAATCCCTGGACAGCTCCACATTTTCCTGGCTTCACAGATTGGAGACTCTCCAGCTTAGTAACAACAATTTGAATGACATTGATGGCTCCTGGTTCCAAAGCTCTCAAACTTTAAAGACACTTCAGCTAGAGGGAAACGTCATCAACTACTTGAACTCCACAACCTTTGCCCATGCTGATCTAAGGAACCTGGAAACGCTGGACTTGTCTAACAACCTCATTGTGTACTTAGGACGTGATAGCTTCAGAAGGCTTCCTCGTCTCCACACGCTCGATCTGTCCCGTAATCATCTACACAGTGCTCCGGATGCCTTCTCGTATCTGTCATGGCTTTCATTGCTGAACCTTGATTTGAACCTCTGGAATTGTACATGCGAGATGAGAGAGCTGGCCTCATTTCTCAACAGTTACATTCAGGCTCCTGAAAAAGTATTGTCCAATGGGCAGAGGATGATTTGTGTGAATACAGATAATGCAGCTGTGCAAACTGTGCTGGAATTGACTGACACTAACTGTGTCCCACCAAACAGGAATATAACAGTGGCTAAAAGATATAAACCTTCTGAGCAATATATTAGAAATGTTGCTATTGccattgtattttcatttttgg GTGGTATTGGGATCACCCTGGGAATAATTGCCATTGCATACCAAAAACTCAGTAAGAAATTTGAACTGGTGCAGGAGAAAAACAGAGATGGGGAGTCTGGCCTGGAATCAACTCAGTTGAATTTCTGTGAAGCCAAGGACACTCTAACTAAGTGCCATGCACTGTACAACAGCAACTACAAATCTCATCAGCCCTGGGACAGAGAAGACTCTTCTTATCTGGGATCGCACATGCTGGATAGTCATTTCACCTGTCACAAGTGCAGCTCTACAGCACAAGCAGTAGGAAAGCACAAAAGAGAAATAGTCCTGCAGAAAGCAACTCATGTAGGTGAACAGCTGGCTAATCGCCAACATGAATTGAATGATCAACATTCTGTGTTACAACAGAGGATCAAAG AGATAATTGGACAAAGACACAATGAGAGCGGAACAGGCCTTCCAAACAGCTATCTGAGCAGTCAGAGTACTTCTTCCCAACATCGTGGGGGTTCAAACGACATCTCAGCTGTCAGAATACAGCAGCTGGCCCTCAGTAATCATTTCTCAGCCCTCCAGAGAGGCGCATTCAGACCCCCAGACCAAATCCACAATGAAATAACTGAAGGAAATCACTCACTGTTAAAGCACAAGGCTGAAGACGTTGGTGAACAACCGATTTGCCAAACCATCAGCTGTCTGCACTGTCATCAGACTTATGAATACAGACAAGCTGGAAGTAATAACCAGAACATGTTTACAACTCACTCACAGAACACAGTTCAAAACGGAGCAGAATTGTACAATGCCATGCTATACAAAGACAACTTAGGTTATGACAAGTCAAACACTGGGAGACATGGTGCAAGTCAAGATACTAAGTTGGGTTTTAAGTTAGATCCTCAAAGAAGTGTTACTTTTGATCTAGCTGGGACAGAGGAACATGTCCTCACCTTAATGGCTGATAGATACAAAAAGGAAAGCCGGATGAAGAACTTTAAAACATCTGCACAGAAAACCACACGAAAGACTAAAAGCAACACACAAGGACACTTAAATGCCCAGAAAACTAGAGGACAGGCAAAGAGGACACtgaaagttaaattaaatttaaacccCCTTCGAAAAAGCAGAGTTCATCCAAAGTCCATTGACAAAGGAGATATTGAAAAAGACAAGATGTACAAAAAgagtaagaaagaaaaactgaaaagcaaaaaggacaaaaaagatcaacttaaaatgaatagaaCTAGTGAAAAATCTAAAGATAACATTGAATGTTCAGGAAGTGAGGAAGAGAAAAATGATACTATGCAAGATTTCTCTAAAAAGAAGCATACTAAAAAAGGAAACAAGGAATCAAAGTCCCTGTCTAAGGATACAGATGATGTTACTACAGAAAAAggtcaaaattatatttctgttcAGGGAGAAACCGAAATGGCATCAACACTCCCACTAGCGGTCGGTTTAGCTCTTCCAAATGATCACAGCAGTCTTACAGATCCAAATATTGCACTTCCTGTGGGTGAATCCACAGCTCCACAGGATGTATTGGATCAGTCCAGCAGTTCAGACCTGATTAGCTCTGGTGCACCTGTCATCCAAGAATATGTATCTTCAGCTGAGGGTTCACCAAAGAGGAAGTTAAGACTCATTTTACCTGAAAAAACCAACAGGCCACAAACAGCACTTGATAAGAAAATCAGATAA
- the acot11a gene encoding acyl-coenzyme A thioesterase 11 → MASESHHMENLHNLQPEVEGQHRNPSEVKMSQIVLPCHANHCGELSIGQLLKWMDCTACLSAERHAGCPCVTASVDDIYFEHTIGVGQVVNIKAKVNRAFNSSMEVGIEVSCEDLYSGRHWRVCQAFATFVAKSADANKVQLKQVVPCTHQEQVEHSLAAERRRMRLIHHDTMQDLLSNKTVQRSISEENHDEDEALPTERTRVESVELVLPPHANHQVNTFGGQIMAWMENVATIAASRLCNAHPTLRAIDMFHFRGPSQVGDRLVLKAIVNNTFKNSMEVGVCAEAYHGDEPLRHINSAFMTFEVLDEKGRPRPLPPIKPEPQEGQRRYQEALARKKIRLDRRYIISCNQTEVPLSVPWDTSNQVYLSYNNVSALKMLAAKNNWDLSSKKNNVSLYTVEESQSLCFRVEFEMEIPAQRAFILLSDLCRRHEWDQHYTLCKLLLRVDEDDFIYQVVTPSVSKGGKYQDFILLASRRPPCDSGDPYVIALRSVALPSHPPTEEFHRGEVVCAGFSIYEVSKSVSKISYYNQASPEVLPYISTDIAGLSSSFYSIFCACRQYLLDNISTSAFTPSAL, encoded by the exons ATGGCATCAGAATCCCATCATATGGAGAATCTGCATAACCTTCAACCGGAGGTTGAAGGACAGCATCGCAACCCTTCAGAGGTAAAGATGAGCCAGATAGTGCTGCCCTGCCATGCCAACCACTGCGGAGAGCTGAGCATCGGACAGCTGCTTAAATGGATGGACTGCACAGCATGCCTGTCTG CTGAGAGACACGCTGGATGTCCCTGTGTGACAGCTTCTGTTGATGACATCTACTTTGAGCACACCATTGG TGTTGGACAAGTAGTCAACATTAAGGCCAAAGTCAACAGAGCCTTCAACTCGAGCATGGAG gtgGGAATAGAGGTGAGCTGTGAAGACCTGTACAGCGGCCGTCATTGGAGAGTGTGTCAGGCTTTTGCCACATTTGTTGCCAAAAGCGCAGATGCAAACAAG GTGCAGCTGAAACAGGTTGTGCCCTGCACACATCAAGAACAGGTGGAGCACAGTTTAGCAGCtgagaggaggaggatgagaCTCATTCACCATGACACCATGCAGGACTTGCTCAGCAACAAGACTGTCCAGAGAAGTATCAGTGAGG AGAACCATGATGAAGATGAGGCTTTGCCGACAGAAAGAACAAGAGTGGAAAGTGTCGAGCTGGTGCTTCCTCCTCATGCCAATCACCAGGTCAATACATTCGGAGGCCAGATTATGGCCTGGATGGAAAATGTTGCTACCATTGCAGCCAG tCGTTTATGCAATGCTCATCCAACTCTACGGGCTATAGACATGTTTCACTTTAGAGGCCCTTCCCAGGTTGGAGATCGTTTGGTTCTAAAGGCCATTGTCAATAACACATTCAAGAACAG CATGGAGGTAGGTGTCTGTGCAGAAGCCTATCATGGAGATGAACCTCTGAGGCATATTAACAGTGCCTTCATGACATTTGAGGTGCTGGATGAGAAAGGAAGGCCACGTCCACTGCCCCCCATAAAACCTGAACCTCAG GAGGGACAGAGGCGATATCAGGAGGCCCTTGCCAGGAAGAAGATTCGTCTTGATAG GAGGTACATTATCTCATGCAATCAGACCGAGGTGCCACTGTCTGTTCCATGGGACACCAGTAACCAG GTGTATCTAAGCTACAATAATGTGTCTGCTTTGAAGATGCTTGCAGCCAAAAACAACTGGGACCTCAGTTCAAAGAAGAACAAT GTGAGCCTGTATACAGTGGAGGAAAGTCAGAGTCTGTGTTTCAGGGTGGAGTTTGAGATGGAAATCCCAGCACAAAGAGCCTTCATCCTCCTCTCAGATCTCTGTCGCAGACATGAGTGGGACCAACACTATAC TTTGTGTAAGCTGCTTCTTAGGGTTGATGAGGATGATTTCATCTATCAAGTTGTTACTCCTTCAGTCAGTAAAGGAGGAAAATATCAGGACTTCATTTTACTGGCCTCTAGAAGACCACCCTGTGATAGCGG ggATCCATATGTAATTGCCCTAAGATCAGTTGCTCTGCCCTCTCACCCACCCACAGAGGAATTCCACAGGGGTGAGGTGGTCTGTGCTGGGTTTAGTATTTATGAGGTTTCAAAAAGTGTCTCAAAg ATTTCCTACTATAATCAGGCCAGTCCAGAAGTCCTGCCATACATTTCCACAGACATTGCAGGCCTCTCGTCCAGTTTCTACTCAATATTCTGTGCTTGCAGGCAGTACCTACTGGACAACATAAGCACATCTGCATTCACCCCTTCTGCATTATAA
- the fam151a gene encoding protein FAM151A: MKQKEEKNCISEDEEERKEPKTFLRIFTRGKFIVLCVAIALLLIITLTTVFVITRSDASVDMEKPFPSDGDMLDFLLQIGEIQEKDGLYATWYHAANNKSEMNKALNSNVMILEADVNVKGHNTANETNIPIMAHPPDIYSDNTLEEWLDAVLKSKKGIKLDFKSIKAVEPSLDLLRVKNQTGINRPVWINADILLGPNVPVFWPVMNASEFFELIQLKFPDVTISPGWKVLYLSVFPNVTYTRSMVEEMYSIVRYLPQKITFPVHALMAKNGWPHLSWLLSQSSRFSLTLWQGKENPTVNDLLFVRDNSNPMRIYYDIYEPVLSQFKEAAMMRNRPRRFYPGGDIIDYFRPVNSDGLNIQWDTVTNNDYLLHLLENSQGGMLVITVTSSVGQPNIPIIQGSQPELSLQDCLDQIFASKKSWGIYLRIMSQSQLSHTLELLRQAYERDLLHHPTWVNMDIAHGAFYIQDYITGEEFLRIINQIFPYVTLAPSWPKEVLDEGYKPELVEDMVQLFQGAWQDVSLQLHAGTLYRTVTRCRNLIHAQPRFSMTLEHQADDRGLNSWTASLMAIRALNRQRSFYNMPNIYREHIANLST, from the exons atgaaacaaaaagaagaaaagaactGCATCAGTGAAGacgaagaagaaagaaaagaaccaaaaacatttctgagGATCTTTACAAGAGGGAAGTTCATTGTGTTATGTGTTGCTATTGCGCTTCTTCTCATCATTACCTTAACTACAGTATTTGTGATTACAAGATCAG ATGCTTCAGTTGACATGGAAAAGCCATTCCCATCTGATGGAGACATGCTTGACTTTCTTCTACAAATTGGAGAAATTCAGGAGAAAGATGGTCTTTATGCAACATGGTATCACGCAGCTAACAATAAATCTGAGATGAACAAGGCCTTGAACA GTAATGTCATGATCCTAGAAGCCGATGTTAATGTGAAAGGTCATAACACAGCTAATGAAACCAATATTCCCATCATGGCCCATCCACCAGACATATACAGTGACAACACTCTGGAGGAGTGGCTGGATGCTGTACTCAAATCAAAGAAAG GGATAAAGCTGGATTTTAAAAGTATCAAGGCTGTGGAACCCTCACTTGATCTTTTGAGAGTGAAAAACCAAACAGGGATTAATCGCCCGGTGTGGATAAATGCAGATATTCTTCTTGGTCCTAATGTCCCTGTTTTCTGGCCAGTAATGAACGCTTCAGA GTTTTTTGAGCTCATTCAGCTGAAATTTCCTGACGTCACCATCTCCCCAGGATGGAAGGTTCTTTATCTTTCCGTCTTCCCTAATGTGACATACACACGCAGTATGGTGGAAGAGATGTACTCTATTGTAAGATACCTTCCTCAGAAAATCACATTTCCTGTCCATGCTTTGATGGCCAAGAATGGGTGGCCACACCTAAGCTGGCTGCTCAGCCAATCTTCAAG GTTCAGTTTAACCCTGTGGCAAGGAAAGGAGAACCCTACCGTGAATGATCTTCTCTTTGTCAGAGACAACAGCAACCCTATGCGCATCTATTATGACATTTATGAGCCTGTGCTCTCACAGTTCAAAGAAGCTGCAA TGATGAGAAACAGACCCAGAAGATTCTACCCAGGTGGTGACATAATTGATTATTTCAGGCCGGTGAACAGTGACGGACTGAACATCCAGTGGGACACAGTGACCAATAATGATTATTTGCTACATCTGCTTGAAA ACAGTCAAGGGGGAATGCTGGTGATTACAGTAACATCTAGTGTTGGTCAACCAAACATTCCCATCATTCAGGGATCCCAGCCTGAGCTGTCTTTACAGGACTGCCTGGATCAGATTTTTGCCTCTAAAAAGTCATGGGGAATCTACTTAAGAATTATGTCCCAGAGTCAGCTGAGCCACACACTGGAGCTCCTTCGTCAGGCGTATGAACGAGACCTGCTGCACCACCCCACCTGGGTCAACATGGACATAGCACACGGAGCTTTCTATATCCAGGACTACATTACAGGAGAGGAATTCTTGAGAATCATTAATCAAATCTTTCCATATGTGACTTTGGCTCCAAGCTGGCCTAAAGAGGTTCTTGATGAAGGCTACAAACCAGAGTTGGTGGAGGACATGGTGCAGCTCTTCCAGGGGGCTTGGCAAGATGTTTCATTGCAGCTGCATGCTGGCACACTTTACAGGACTGTAACTAGATGTAGAAACCTTATCCATGCACAACCACGCTTCTCCATGACTCTGGAGCATCAGGCAGACGACAGAGGCCTCAATTCTTGGACTGCAAGCTTAATGGCTATCAGAGCACTGAACAGACAGCGGAGCTTCTACAACATGCCTAATATATACAGAGAACATATAGCAAATCTGTCAACCTAA